One Spiribacter halobius DNA segment encodes these proteins:
- the clpA gene encoding ATP-dependent Clp protease ATP-binding subunit ClpA translates to MLSKELEFTLNLAFKEARDKRHEFLTVEHLLLALTDNPAALEVLRACGADLDSLRKDLETFLDETTPLLPPHDTRETQPTLGFQRVLQRAILHVQSSGKKEVTGANVLVAIFSEQESQAVYFLHKQNISRLDAVNFISHGISKVPGDDGGGSAEPGPPQEDEEAAQEGATRKPLESFATDLNARANQGRIDPLIGRRHEIERTIQVLCRRRKNNPLYVGEAGVGKTAIAEGLAKLIEDGEVPEILADARIYSLDLGALVAGTKYRGDFEKRLKSLLAQLKKEKHAILFIDEIHTIIGAGSASGGVMDASNLIKPMLASGELKCIGSTTYQEYRSVFEKDRALARRFQKIDVSEPTVPETVQILRGLKERFESHHGVRYTQPALEAAAELAAKYITDRHLPDKAIDVIDEAGANLRLLPPSKKKKTVNVGDVESIVAKMARIPPKRVSTSDMRLLESLEKDLKRVIYGQDEAIDTLSATIKMSRAGLRDTEKPVGSFLFAGPTGVGKTEVTRQLAEVMGIHLIRFDMSEYMERHTVSRLIGAPPGYVGFDQGGLLTEEVIKHPHSVVLLDEIEKAHPDVFNLLLQVMDHGSLTDNNGRHADFRNVILVMTTNAGAEEQSRRSIGFTPQDHGTDAMEAIRKTFTPEFRNRLDAIIQFNGLAPEVVERVADKFIRELRHQLAEKKVTVEISEAGRRWLAEKGYDPKMGARPMARLIQDRVKRPLADELLFGRLAHGGHVVVDVDEERDSLAFHIDEPDVVE, encoded by the coding sequence ATGCTGAGCAAAGAGCTTGAGTTCACGCTGAATCTCGCCTTCAAGGAGGCGCGTGACAAGCGGCACGAATTTCTGACAGTGGAGCACCTGCTGCTCGCGCTGACGGACAACCCGGCAGCCCTGGAGGTGTTGCGTGCCTGTGGCGCGGACCTGGACAGTCTGCGCAAGGATCTGGAGACGTTTCTCGACGAGACGACGCCGCTGCTGCCGCCGCACGACACGCGCGAGACGCAGCCGACGCTTGGCTTCCAGCGGGTGCTGCAGCGCGCGATCCTGCACGTGCAGTCCTCCGGCAAGAAGGAAGTCACCGGTGCCAACGTGCTGGTGGCGATCTTCTCCGAGCAGGAGTCCCAGGCCGTCTACTTCCTGCACAAGCAGAACATCTCGCGTCTCGACGCGGTGAACTTCATCTCCCATGGCATCTCCAAGGTGCCCGGCGACGACGGCGGCGGCAGTGCCGAGCCCGGACCGCCGCAGGAAGACGAGGAGGCCGCGCAGGAAGGGGCGACCCGCAAGCCGCTGGAGAGCTTCGCGACGGATCTCAATGCCCGCGCCAACCAGGGGCGGATCGACCCGCTCATCGGCCGCCGCCACGAGATCGAGCGCACCATCCAGGTGCTCTGCCGCCGGCGCAAGAACAACCCCCTCTACGTGGGCGAGGCCGGCGTCGGCAAGACCGCCATCGCCGAGGGCCTGGCGAAGCTGATCGAGGACGGCGAGGTGCCGGAGATCCTCGCCGACGCCCGCATCTACTCCCTGGACTTGGGCGCTCTGGTGGCCGGTACCAAGTACCGGGGCGACTTCGAGAAGCGCCTGAAGTCGCTGCTCGCCCAGCTCAAGAAGGAGAAGCACGCGATCCTGTTCATCGACGAGATCCATACCATCATCGGTGCAGGATCGGCGTCGGGCGGCGTCATGGACGCCTCCAATCTCATCAAGCCCATGCTCGCGAGCGGCGAGCTGAAGTGCATCGGCTCGACCACCTATCAGGAATACCGCAGCGTCTTCGAGAAGGATCGGGCGCTGGCCCGGCGTTTCCAGAAGATCGATGTCTCGGAGCCCACCGTGCCGGAGACCGTGCAGATCCTGCGCGGGCTGAAGGAGCGCTTCGAGAGCCACCACGGCGTGCGCTACACGCAGCCCGCCCTGGAGGCGGCCGCGGAGCTGGCGGCGAAGTACATCACCGACCGGCATCTGCCCGACAAGGCCATCGACGTGATCGACGAGGCCGGTGCCAACCTGCGCCTGCTGCCGCCGTCGAAGAAGAAAAAGACCGTGAACGTCGGCGATGTGGAGTCCATCGTCGCCAAGATGGCGAGGATCCCGCCGAAGCGGGTCTCTACTTCGGACATGCGCCTGCTGGAGAGCCTGGAGAAGGATCTCAAGCGCGTCATCTACGGCCAGGATGAGGCCATCGATACGCTCTCGGCCACCATCAAGATGTCCCGGGCGGGCCTGCGCGACACCGAGAAGCCGGTGGGCAGTTTCCTGTTCGCCGGGCCCACCGGCGTCGGCAAGACCGAGGTCACCCGCCAGCTCGCCGAGGTGATGGGGATCCACCTCATCCGCTTCGACATGTCCGAGTACATGGAGCGGCACACGGTGTCCCGGCTGATCGGCGCGCCCCCGGGCTACGTCGGCTTCGACCAGGGCGGCCTGCTCACCGAGGAGGTGATCAAGCATCCGCATTCAGTGGTGCTGCTCGACGAGATCGAGAAGGCGCATCCGGACGTGTTCAACCTGCTGCTGCAGGTCATGGACCACGGCTCGCTGACGGACAACAACGGCCGCCACGCCGACTTCCGCAACGTCATCCTGGTGATGACCACCAACGCCGGTGCGGAAGAGCAGAGCCGCCGGTCCATCGGCTTCACGCCGCAGGATCACGGCACGGACGCCATGGAGGCGATCCGCAAGACCTTCACGCCGGAGTTCCGCAACCGGCTGGACGCCATCATCCAGTTCAACGGCCTGGCACCGGAGGTCGTGGAACGGGTGGCGGACAAATTCATCCGCGAGCTGCGCCATCAGCTCGCCGAGAAGAAGGTCACCGTGGAGATCTCCGAAGCCGGCCGCCGCTGGCTCGCGGAGAAGGGCTACGACCCGAAGATGGGCGCGAGGCCCATGGCGCGGCTGATCCAGGACCGCGTGAAGCGGCCGCTGGCGGACGAGCTCCTGTTCGGGCGCCTGGCGCACGGCGGCCACGTGGTGGTCGACGTGGACGAGGAAAGGGATTCCCTCGCCTTCCATATCGACGAACCCGACGTGGTGGAGTAG
- the infA gene encoding translation initiation factor IF-1, which yields MAKEDNIRMQGTIVDVMPNTMFRVELENGHTVTAHISGKMRKHYIRILRGDKVTVELTPYDLNKGRIVYRAR from the coding sequence ATGGCGAAGGAAGACAATATCCGAATGCAGGGCACCATCGTGGACGTGATGCCCAACACCATGTTTCGCGTGGAGCTGGAGAACGGCCACACCGTGACCGCTCACATCTCCGGCAAGATGCGCAAGCACTATATTCGCATCCTGCGCGGTGACAAGGTCACCGTGGAGCTCACGCCCTACGACCTGAACAAGGGGCGCATCGTCTACCGCGCCCGCTGA
- a CDS encoding arginyltransferase yields MTDTLAREGVRLFPTGLHECPYFGDRPARLGFVDPRLPLDSSAYDQLLAHGFRRSGEQIYRPICPGCTACRSLRLPVHRFRPRRRHRRCRRDNHDVRLRSRGRVLDPAHHALYTRYVRARHPGGGMDDADPDLYWRFLTADWCHTEFLELRAGQDLLGVAVTDVTDGAFSAVYTFYDPDLPRRSLGTLAILMQIEEAQRRGLDWLYLGYWIEDCPRMSYKADFRPHEVFTPEGWEAVE; encoded by the coding sequence ATGACGGACACGCTGGCCCGCGAGGGCGTGCGCCTGTTCCCAACCGGGCTGCACGAATGCCCCTACTTCGGCGATCGCCCGGCGCGGCTCGGCTTCGTGGATCCGCGCCTGCCGCTGGATTCCTCGGCCTACGACCAGCTTCTCGCCCACGGCTTCCGGCGCAGCGGCGAGCAGATCTACCGGCCGATCTGCCCCGGCTGCACCGCCTGCCGCAGCCTGCGCCTGCCGGTGCATCGGTTCCGCCCCCGTCGTCGCCACCGCCGCTGCCGTCGCGACAACCACGACGTCCGGCTGCGGAGCCGCGGCCGTGTGCTCGATCCCGCCCACCATGCGCTCTATACCCGTTACGTCCGCGCCCGGCACCCCGGCGGCGGCATGGACGATGCGGATCCGGATCTCTACTGGCGCTTTCTGACCGCCGACTGGTGCCATACGGAATTTCTGGAGCTGCGCGCCGGCCAGGACCTCCTCGGCGTCGCGGTCACCGACGTCACGGACGGCGCCTTCTCCGCCGTGTACACCTTCTACGACCCGGATCTCCCCCGGCGCAGCCTCGGCACGCTGGCGATTCTGATGCAGATCGAGGAGGCGCAACGGCGCGGCCTCGACTGGCTCTACCTCGGCTACTGGATCGAGGACTGCCCGCGCATGAGCTACAAGGCGGACTTCCGGCCTCACGAGGTTTTCACCCCGGAGGGTTGGGAAGCGGTGGAATAG